The sequence below is a genomic window from Alosa alosa isolate M-15738 ecotype Scorff River chromosome 5, AALO_Geno_1.1, whole genome shotgun sequence.
AACGGGATACGTGAGCATTTGCAAACACCAGATTGTGTTGGTTGTCATCATCCCTCAGCTTTGTAATGCACATGTACTGTCCCCATCATTTCTCTACTGTAGCTGTGCAGAGGACTGGGGTGTTGTGCAGCACTGACTTGCTGCTGTTGCCTGTACCTGCAGTTCCAAACTTCACTTGCCGGACTGAGACAACTTCTGCCAGAGGAATCCAACACTGACCATCATTCCCTGGGACTCCCCAGAGCTGCGATCCGGAGCGATATTCATCACTCTTTGACCATTTGAAGAAGAAATAACGCACAAGCGCGCACAAGCCCTGTATGGTCAGTGTGAGGCTGGAACGGACAGAGCGAGAGCAGCTTCAGGGGGAGAAGTGGAGATGTCTATCGAGTGTTTCCTTATTTTTCAGCAGGAAGGCCCGGGCTTGTTGACTTCCCCTCCACTCCCTTCCTTCCTGCTCTCCGAAGGTACTCATCTGAAAAATGAGAACAAAGTGATTGTTCCTGTTCTCTTTCTTAAGTCTCTTCACATGCTGGAAGAGAAAGGGCTCATTGTCCATCAGGACAGGGACAGGAGAAGGTAGGCACTGCAGACCGTGcaccacactcaaacacacacacacacacacacacacacacacacacacacacatacacacacacacatacacgcacacgcacacacacacacacacatactgactcaCAGGCAGGCAGAGGGGTGTGTGCAGGGCTCCGTAGTGGTAGCGGGCACTGCTGCTGTGGGTTGTGAGTGGAGGGAGTGCTGTGCTGGCTGATCTGGGCTTTGGAGAGAGGACGGGGCTGCGCTGCCAGTCCTCCATCTGGGTGCCTGAGTCAGGGCTGCGCTGCCAGTCCTTTATCTGGGTGCCTGAGTCAGGGCTGCGCTGACATACACACCTCATTACAACATCTGCTAAGCATGGGGGCTTCAAACATGTGGTTCTGATGTGCAGAGATGATCAAGAAAGATGTTCTTGATGTCCCGATTTAAATGTTCTTTTTCGGATTGTTAGCTGGTTTTGAGCTGAGTTTTGGTTCTGCTTAAACCTTTCTTTATTTGTTGATGCGAAGACTTTCTATATACCTTCATATTGTGTCATTATTTGTAAAGAATTGCAATTTAAGAACACTGCAATTTAAAAACACTGcaattataatattattttctaAACTGACCACAGCATGGATAAACCAGGGAATAATAATAGTGTTTTATGGGTTTGTCATTTTTCAGCAACAATTTTTAACAGCaacaatttatatatatatatatatatatatatatatatatatatatatatatatatatatatatatatatatatatatatatatatatatatatgtatatgtgtgtgtgtgtgtgtgtatatatatatatatatatatatatatatatatatatatatatatatatataaaaaatgataGCTCTAAATACAGTTATACCTATTACCTATACCTATAACTATATTTAGAGCTATAATTTAGTGCTAATTAGATTAGTATAATAGGGTAGCATCTAACAAGCGGATGCAATGGTGGTCTCATGAAGTGCTAGAATAATAAACGTCTCCAAACACATTTTGTGGACAGAAGTGCATCAGTTCCCATGCTGCTGTCCTTCCTCATTTGTTCTCATAAATACACGTATCTCTCTGCCAGACCGTCACGGTTAGAGTCATTGCAGTGAGCGTTGAAaggaaaaggagaaaaggagaagtGCAAACCCTCTCGTCAAAGTCAGGCAGAATGTACGGAGAAGCGAAAagtgagagggagtgaaaggTGAGTCTGTTGGCTCGgactggacttcctgttgcaggaGGATTTGATACCTGGTTTGGTTGCAAGGAGAACTGAGAGGAAAGTGTGCAAAAGACTTGCAGAGGATTGAGGGCtggaaaagggtgtgtgtgtgtgtgtgtgtgtgtatgtgtgtgtgtgtgtgtgtgtgtgtgtgtgcgcgtgcgtgtgtgtgtatgtgtgtgtgtgtttgcctgtgtagtGGCAcctgtatttgtttgttacTTTTCAAATGTGAATAACCATAAGCCCTTAATCACCACTGCTTGTCCTTAAGAATTAAGCGCTAATGTGTTTGCTAGCTAGTGTGAATAAGTAAATAATCTAAAGTAATATAGCCTACCTAATACAACCAAGCTTCACCACAACATTTCTAAATAtgctttaacaaaaaaaaacttcactGAAATCTTTGAAATAtctcattgtgtttgtgtactaaTGTTGTAATTCTGGTCTGTGCAGGCAGGGGATGGATGATAGACCACAGTCTTACTCCGAAAGTGAAGAACTGAACCCTGTTTTGCAAAACACTTTGTGCAAACTCACAGAAATATATCACCTTCACCGAGCAGAAGTACCCATCGCCTTTCAGAATGGACCAGCAGAACTCCTCCCCTGCTGCCGAGGTGCCTGGCAACAAACGGGAGACCAGAAGCCCCAAAACCATTGACCTCTCCCACCTCTCCCGCGCCCTGACCCTGCCCTCCCTGCTCTCCCCCCACTCACCCCCCACACTGCCCCTGGAGATGGTGGACCTGAGCCGGCTGCACCTGCAGCGCGCCCTGGCCAGGTACGACGCACCTGTGCAGGTGAAGCAGGAGATGGTGAAGCCCATGCCTCTGTGGCCCTCTTCTCCCCTGCTGCTGACCAGGtcgcccctctcctctccatacCTGTCCCCTCTTCCCCCCAGCATGCTCCCCTTCCCCTTCTACCTGCCCGGCCCGCTGATGCACCTGCCCCCGCGTGCCCTCCACCCCGGCCAAGCCTTCAGGTATGACCgcgtggaggaggagggctcCAGCGGCCGGCGGGGTTTGGCACCCGTGGAGCGTCCCACCGTCCACATCGACGAGAGCTACCTGGTGGAGGTGGGCGATGGGCAGAGGCGCTGGCAGTGCCGCGTGTGCGACAAGTCGTACACCTCCAAGTACAACCTGATGACGCACGTGCTGGGCCACCGCGGCATCAAGCCCCACGGCTGCCCGATGTGCGGCAAGCTCTTCAAGCAGCTGAGCCACCTGCACACGCACCTGCTCACGCACCAGGGCGCGCGCCCGCACAAGTGCCAGGTGTGCCAGCGGGCCTTCACGCAGACCAGCCACCTGAAGCGCCACATGCTGCAGCACAGCTGTCAAGCCCCACAGCTGGGCGGCGTGTCGCGGCCCAGCGGCCACCCTAGCGAAGGCGCTACCATTGCGGCCAAGCACGAAGCGCTGGCGCCGAACGTCTGCGTGGAGTGCGGCCTGGACTTTGCCACGCTGGCGCAGCTGAAGCGCCACCTGACCGGGCACCGCGGGCCCGTCTCCTACAGCTGCACCGAGTGCCACAAGACCTTCCAGTACCCCAGCCAGCTGCAGAACCACATGATGAAGCACAGCGACGTGCGGCCACACATCTGCAGCGAGTGCGGCATGGAGTTTGTGCAGTCACATCACCTCAAGCAGCACGTGCTGACCCACAAGGTAAGGAATGTGTCAAAAAATCATCAAACACCTTCACGGAAGTCATTGAAGAAATACTAGTAATGTTGTTTACTGTAAAAGCTTTAAGATTATGCTGGAACATGAATGGAGAGAAAAACTATTCAAATGTTTAGAATTCATCATTTGATAAAGGAATATCATTTGACCTGTCTGGTCAAAGAGGGGTTTGCTTGTATATTGgtccatatacagtatgttagtTGTGCTCCAAGGTAAGTTTGTATACTTTAAAAGCAACTCCTGATGCACTAGGCACACATTCACTTCTATAAACAGTTTGAACCATCTAGTGTTTAAAGAGATGAGCTTGATTAAGTACACTGTAGCACATGTAATTTTTTTAGCTCAAGCTGAGATGGAATGGATCCAGATCCAAAATGAAACCACATCAAGAACAACAGAATGTacaaatgcatgctgggaaagaTCTCCTAGGCCAGATtcacctattctatgtagaagcaTAGATGTACATGACATCCAAAATACCTCAATCcagctatctatctatttactaCAGATTGCATTATTTACAATAGCCAACAATACATGACAACATCCTGAACAGCTCTACACCCTGCATTTACCTCACTTGTTTTAAGAGCCGCCCAGGATCTGCAGCAAACACACCCATGTTTTTCCGCATTTCTgagctctcccctcccctctctctctctctctctctctctctctctctctggtcattCGTAGGGAGTGAAGGAGCACAAGTGTCGGATCTGTGGCCGTGAGTTCACCCTGCTCGCCAACATGAAGCGCCACGTGCTGATTCACACCAACGTGCGCGCCTACCAGTGCCACCTGTGCTATAAGAGCTTCGTGCAGAAGCAGACGCTCAAGGCCCACATGATCGTGCACTCAAACATTAAGCCCTACAAGTGCAAGGTGAGCCCTCCTGGGTAGCCCCTTAACCCAGAGCAGTCTCAGACCCAGTCCAGAGTACAGGCCCTTACATGTCCAAGGCTCTGCTACAGCCATTTAAGAGTGTTCCACGTTTTCCGCAGATATGAGAATTAGGAATGTTTGAGTAGTCAGACCAGGCT
It includes:
- the znf366 gene encoding zinc finger protein 366, with product MDQQNSSPAAEVPGNKRETRSPKTIDLSHLSRALTLPSLLSPHSPPTLPLEMVDLSRLHLQRALARYDAPVQVKQEMVKPMPLWPSSPLLLTRSPLSSPYLSPLPPSMLPFPFYLPGPLMHLPPRALHPGQAFRYDRVEEEGSSGRRGLAPVERPTVHIDESYLVEVGDGQRRWQCRVCDKSYTSKYNLMTHVLGHRGIKPHGCPMCGKLFKQLSHLHTHLLTHQGARPHKCQVCQRAFTQTSHLKRHMLQHSCQAPQLGGVSRPSGHPSEGATIAAKHEALAPNVCVECGLDFATLAQLKRHLTGHRGPVSYSCTECHKTFQYPSQLQNHMMKHSDVRPHICSECGMEFVQSHHLKQHVLTHKGVKEHKCRICGREFTLLANMKRHVLIHTNVRAYQCHLCYKSFVQKQTLKAHMIVHSNIKPYKCKLCGKEFNRMHNLLGHMHLHSDSKPFKCLYCPSKFTLKGNLTRHMKVKHGIMDRGLDARVFRRRNRLCLSTQLGLLARFSQDEPFDLSRKTQPVATIRLSQSDGESVRGSSCQEEDEDSLCRLSQCSPEPYQLEGEPPAGALEDVLEESPRVLPEEPAEHLEEETEEDMEPDDDEDEEEDEEEREAVCDDFERRSEKQQQLCADSEQFEYGRRYCGSPQTSASSVQDQGLYDDKTYRGSDISCE